A single region of the Clostridiales bacterium genome encodes:
- a CDS encoding type II secretion system protein, with the protein MHKHSFTLVEILLSMAIIGVVAVLTIPSITEAYQKKVLTTQ; encoded by the coding sequence ATGCATAAACACAGTTTTACATTAGTAGAAATACTTTTGTCAATGGCCATAATTGGCGTAGTTGCCGTACTGACTATCCCATCAATTACTGAGGCATATCAGAAAAAAGTATTAACAACACAAT